AGTTAACTCACACGATATCTTTTCACTTTTAAACCAAGATACTCATTGTCACTGAGTTATTCACTGTCAGATAAACCTGTTCTGTTTCAAGTCATACCACTAtataaatacatcaatatatacacattgtacatattttcatttcagcGCCAATGAAGAGCATCCAAATTTTCCTCAAGTAATCGCCATCAACACCATTGGGATAGTACACAGTAATGGATCGGTGACCATGTGCTCTGCCCATCTTTATGAAATCCCATGTCCGATGCAGATCAAGGACTTTCCATTTGACTACCAATCCTGTCCAATTCTATTTGGAACATGGGTTCATTTCAAAGAAGATCTTGACTTTAGGGTTAGTCCAAAATATGCTGGTATTGAACAAGAGAGTTTTATATCCAACTCTGAGTGGGAAATCACAGGCTCAACAGCTGAGCGATATGACGCTGAATTCTTAACTTTCCCGGGCAAATATGCTTATTTACAATTCATTCTTGATATACGTCGGAAGCCGTTGTTCTAcatcataaatttgaatataccATGTGCTCTATTCTCAATCCTCACCGTTTTGGTCTTCTATCTCCCGCCTGACTCAGCCGACAAGATCCCATTGTCAGTCTCGATCCTACTGACACTATTCGTGTTCAACCTCTTGGTGGCGGACATCATGCCCGCCACGTCTGACGCCACTCCTGTGTTGTCTGTATATTTAATGGTCAGTATGGCGTCTGTTGTGTTTGCCGTTATTCTATCAGCCTTCGTGATGAAACTCCACAACAGCACTGGGGAAGTTCCCATCCGcattaaaaaaatctttatCTACATTTTGCCAAAGTATATATTTCTGTCACAACGTGACAGATTTAAGAAAAAAGCTGTCAGATTAGAACGGAATAATTCGCAGGGTTTTATGCCTTCTCCTATACCTGGTCTACGGAGAACATTTGTGACAACCAGGCGTTCAGAATTTAGTGAGAGTGAAATTCCCATGATGAATGTTAATCATGATGATGTATATACTAAACGTACTATGGGTATGGAATCGTTTAAAACCGGTGATCTTGTATCGACTCAAGTTCTAAGACGACTAGACACCATTATTGAAGAATTGAAAAGACAATCCGAAAGAGTCCCTGTAGATCAGGTAATGTTATGTTTAATTATAATTTTCTTCCTTTTCCTAAATcctgttttttttactttgggTTATTGAATGATTTAGTTATAATTAGCTAATGTATGAGTATGTGAATCCGACTAAACGTAGCTATTGAGGGAATATATATATGACCtcacattgtatatataatatatgtatatatattgttgtataAACTTCAGGGAGATGtttgtaatgacgtcattgtttacCCGGAGGCTGCTAAGCATTCTGGGAGTCTGTGGAAAATTCCATAGAGATAGCGCATGGAGGACGAAGTGGCAGCACCCCGTTGTCTGAGCTCCGGCTGGTAGTAAAATCTATAGCCCCTTGAATTGATCTGACCAAGATCTATGATCATACAGTTGTAGGTAGGGAAACCGTTAATCGGTGGACGTAGGTGCGAATCCTATTTTAGTCCTGTTAGCCGAAGTACTCCTTCGCTTGTGGGCAGGCCACGAACCCGTCTTTTTCATTGTCGTATACAGACAGTGTCGCAGACTGTCTCATAAGGTTATAGGGACGAGCGAAGCTTGTTCAACTTTATCCAGTCTATGACATTTGGTGGCTTATCGTTGGGATATTTTAGCGTTTAATTTACAGAGACGCTTGGCTTTGTTCATTTGCTGAGGAGGTTTCTTGCCAATTGTGTGTTTGGGCTATTGTGTGATTGTGGGGCGTGCGGGGATAATCGGTCGCATTCATCGTTGCTTTGGACAGCCACTTTGGCCTGATAGGTGGACCATTCCCTATCAGAGTAACATTGGTGTGACTGGTATCTCTGCTTCAATACTTATTCTGTGTTCGGTGGGGTCCCTGTTTGATCGTTCTTGTGTGAGTGCGGATATGGCAGAAACCCCGAGCACCGGAAGTAGAGTAGACGGTGCGGTGGTTGACACAGATATTCAGTTCAGAGATAGCGGTGTGTATATAGTATAACTCCAGCTTAGCGAACGCAGAGTAAAATGGAAAGTGAAGGACTACTGGTTGGTGCTGACTCTGGCCACTCTGTGAGTGCTACACGATTCAGTAGGGGATTTAGGTAGAGGTATGAAAATCCAGATTTGGATTTTGAGGGTCTGTGTGCATTGTTAAATAGAGAATTTAGTTCAATAGGCCAGGAGGATGCTTTTCGATTGGCTGCTCGTAGTATTACACGCAAACCAGAACAGTCATTGCGTGAGTTATCTCAGGAAGTTCGTGAGGTAGTAGTGAAAGCATACCAAGAGGCAACTGGTAGTATGAAACAGCGGTTGTGTATTGAAGTGTTTTCGATGCTGTTGAGGAAGTCTCAATAAAGcggaaaattaatgaaattggTCGTTCTGCTGGTGCTGCTTTTGAGGATGTAGTAAAGGCTGCTACAGCCGAGGAAAATTTTCTGAAGTTGAGTGGGAAAGgtcagttgtcatggaaacggTCAGGTAGTACCAAGGCCATTGTCTGAGCTCCGGCTGGTAGTAAAATCTATAGCCCCCTGAATTGATCTGACCAAGATCTATGATCATACAGTTGTAGGTAGGGAAACCGTTAATCGGTGGACGTAGGTGCGAATCCTATTTTAGTCCTGTTAGCCGAAGTACTCCTTTATATTAATTGTTGTCATATTATTCATGCTTTCACTATTTTTAATTGCAAATGT
The Glandiceps talaboti chromosome 23, keGlaTala1.1, whole genome shotgun sequence genome window above contains:
- the LOC144453144 gene encoding neuronal acetylcholine receptor subunit alpha-6-like, whose protein sequence is MISPVRTLILSVVIFVVLEYRFKGVTASEAEEKLRSDLFTGYNKSVRPAKTPGETVVVDVVLAITQIIDVDEKRQVVIASLWIYQIWKDYRLQWDPVKYDGIFNIAVPAKEIWFPDTALYQSANEEHPNFPQVIAINTIGIVHSNGSVTMCSAHLYEIPCPMQIKDFPFDYQSCPILFGTWVHFKEDLDFRVSPKYAGIEQESFISNSEWEITGSTAERYDAEFLTFPGKYAYLQFILDIRRKPLFYIINLNIPCALFSILTVLVFYLPPDSADKIPLSVSILLTLFVFNLLVADIMPATSDATPVLSVYLMVSMASVVFAVILSAFVMKLHNSTGEVPIRIKKIFIYILPKYIFLSQRDRFKKKAVRLERNNSQGFMPSPIPGLRRTFVTTRRSEFSESEIPMMNVNHDDVYTKRTMGMESFKTGDLVSTQVLRRLDTIIEELKRQSERVPVDQGEEDWKLVGAAINRILLIFYFLLFMASTIWVFTS